Proteins from a genomic interval of Pseudomonas anuradhapurensis:
- a CDS encoding multidrug efflux RND transporter permease subunit codes for MAFTDPFIRRPVLASVVSLLILLLGFQAWNKLQIRQYPQMENALITVTTAYPGANAETIQGYITQPLQQSLASAEGIDYMTSVSRQNFSVISIYARIGADSDRLFTELLAKANEVRNKLPQDAEDPVLSKEAADASALMYISFYSKEMSNPQITDYLSRVIQPKLATLPGMAEAEILGNQVFAMRIWLDPVKLAGYGLSASDVTTAVRRYNFLSAAGEVKGEYVVTSINASTELKSAEAFAALPVKTNGDSRVLLGDVARVEMGAENYDTVSSFDGTPSVYIGIKATPAANPLDVIKEVRRIMPELESQLPSALKVSIAYDATLFIQASIDEVIKTLGEAVLIVIVVVFLFLGALRSVLIPVVTIPLSMIGVLFFMQMMGYSLNLLTLLAMVLAIGLVVDDAIVVVENIHRHMEEGKSPFDAALEGAREIAMPVVSMTITLAAVYAPIGFLTGLTGALFKEFALTLAGAVIISGIVALTLSPMMCALLLRQEHNPSGLAHRLDLLFERLKVRYQRLLHATLDSRPVVLVFAVIILCLIPVLLKFTQNELAPNEDQGVIFMMSSSPQTANLDYLNAYTDTFTPLFKTFPEYYSSFQINGFNGVQTGIGGFLLKPWNERERTQMELLPLVQAKLEEIGGLQIFGFNLPSLPGTGEGLPFQFVINSAGDYPALLEVAQRIKSRAQESGKFAFLDIDLAFDKPEVVVDIDRAKAAQMGVSMDTLGGTLATLLGEGEINRFTLEGRSYKVIAQVERPYRDNPGWLNNYYVKNDQGQLLPLSTLITLSDRARPRQLNQFQQLNSAIIQGVPMVSLGEALQTVQGIAREEAPEGFAFDYAGVARQYVQEGSALWVTFGLALAIIFLVLAAQFESFRDPLVILVTVPLSICGALLPLFLGVSSMNIYTQVGLVTLIGLISKHGILIVEFANQLREELGLSVREAIEEAAAIRLRPVLMTTAAMVFGMVPLILATGAGAVSRFDIGTVIATGMSIGTLFTLFVLPCIYTLLAHKDVARGTAVA; via the coding sequence ATGGCATTCACCGACCCGTTCATCCGCCGCCCAGTGCTGGCCAGCGTGGTCAGCCTGCTGATCCTGTTGCTGGGCTTCCAGGCCTGGAACAAGCTGCAGATCCGCCAGTATCCACAAATGGAAAACGCCCTGATCACGGTCACCACCGCCTATCCCGGTGCCAATGCCGAAACCATCCAGGGCTATATCACCCAGCCGCTGCAGCAAAGCCTGGCCAGCGCCGAAGGCATCGACTACATGACTTCGGTGAGCCGGCAGAATTTCTCGGTCATCTCCATCTACGCGCGCATCGGCGCCGACAGCGACCGGTTGTTCACCGAGCTGCTGGCCAAGGCCAACGAGGTGCGCAACAAGCTGCCCCAGGACGCCGAGGATCCGGTCCTGAGCAAGGAAGCCGCCGATGCTTCGGCGCTGATGTATATCAGCTTCTACAGCAAGGAAATGAGCAACCCGCAGATTACCGACTACCTGTCGCGGGTCATCCAGCCCAAGCTGGCCACCCTGCCGGGCATGGCCGAGGCGGAAATCCTCGGCAACCAGGTGTTCGCCATGCGTATCTGGCTCGACCCGGTGAAACTGGCAGGCTACGGCCTGTCGGCCAGCGACGTGACCACTGCCGTACGCCGCTACAACTTCCTTTCCGCCGCCGGCGAGGTGAAGGGCGAATATGTCGTCACCAGCATCAACGCCAGCACCGAGCTGAAGTCGGCCGAGGCCTTCGCGGCCCTGCCGGTCAAGACCAACGGTGACAGCCGCGTGCTGCTGGGCGATGTGGCGCGGGTCGAGATGGGTGCGGAAAACTACGACACGGTCAGCTCGTTCGACGGCACCCCGTCGGTGTACATCGGCATCAAGGCCACCCCGGCGGCCAACCCGCTGGACGTGATCAAGGAAGTACGGCGCATCATGCCCGAGCTGGAAAGCCAGCTGCCCTCGGCGCTGAAGGTATCGATCGCCTACGACGCCACGTTGTTCATCCAGGCTTCCATCGACGAAGTGATCAAGACCCTCGGCGAAGCGGTGCTGATCGTCATCGTCGTGGTGTTCCTGTTCCTCGGCGCCCTGCGTTCAGTGCTGATCCCGGTGGTGACCATCCCGTTGTCGATGATCGGCGTGCTGTTTTTCATGCAGATGATGGGCTACTCGCTCAACCTGCTGACCTTGCTGGCCATGGTGTTGGCCATCGGCCTGGTGGTAGATGATGCCATTGTCGTGGTGGAGAACATCCACCGGCACATGGAAGAGGGCAAGTCGCCGTTCGATGCGGCCCTGGAGGGTGCCCGCGAAATCGCCATGCCGGTGGTGTCGATGACCATCACCCTGGCGGCGGTCTATGCACCGATCGGCTTCCTCACCGGCCTCACCGGCGCGCTGTTCAAGGAGTTCGCCCTGACCCTGGCCGGGGCGGTGATCATCTCTGGCATCGTTGCCCTCACCCTGTCGCCGATGATGTGCGCCTTGCTGCTGCGCCAGGAGCACAACCCCAGCGGCCTGGCGCACCGCCTCGACTTGCTGTTCGAACGCCTCAAGGTGCGCTATCAGCGCCTGCTGCACGCTACCCTCGACAGCCGGCCGGTTGTGCTGGTGTTTGCCGTGATCATCCTGTGCCTGATCCCGGTGTTGCTGAAGTTCACCCAGAACGAACTGGCGCCCAACGAGGACCAGGGGGTGATCTTCATGATGAGCAGCTCGCCGCAAACCGCCAACCTGGATTACCTGAACGCCTATACCGACACGTTCACCCCGCTGTTCAAGACCTTCCCCGAGTACTACTCGTCGTTCCAGATCAACGGTTTCAATGGCGTGCAGACCGGTATCGGTGGCTTCCTGCTGAAACCGTGGAACGAGCGCGAGCGCACGCAAATGGAATTGCTGCCGCTGGTGCAGGCCAAGCTCGAGGAAATCGGCGGCCTGCAGATTTTCGGCTTCAACCTGCCATCGCTGCCCGGCACTGGCGAAGGCCTGCCGTTCCAGTTCGTGATCAACAGCGCCGGTGACTACCCCGCTCTGCTGGAGGTTGCCCAGCGCATCAAGTCCCGCGCCCAGGAGTCGGGCAAGTTCGCCTTCCTCGACATCGACCTGGCGTTCGACAAACCGGAGGTGGTGGTGGATATCGACCGCGCCAAGGCGGCGCAGATGGGGGTGTCGATGGACACCCTGGGCGGCACCCTGGCGACCTTGCTGGGCGAGGGGGAAATCAACCGCTTCACCCTCGAAGGCCGCAGCTACAAGGTGATTGCCCAGGTCGAACGGCCCTACCGCGACAACCCCGGCTGGCTGAACAACTACTACGTGAAGAACGACCAGGGCCAACTGCTGCCGTTGTCGACGCTGATCACCCTCAGCGACCGCGCCCGCCCTCGCCAGCTCAACCAGTTCCAGCAACTGAACTCGGCGATCATCCAGGGTGTGCCGATGGTCAGCCTTGGTGAGGCACTGCAGACCGTGCAGGGCATCGCCCGCGAGGAGGCCCCGGAAGGCTTCGCCTTCGACTATGCCGGGGTGGCGCGCCAGTACGTGCAGGAAGGCAGTGCGTTGTGGGTGACCTTCGGCTTGGCACTGGCGATCATCTTCCTGGTGCTGGCGGCGCAGTTCGAAAGCTTCCGCGACCCGCTGGTAATCCTGGTGACGGTACCGTTGTCGATCTGCGGCGCGTTGCTGCCGCTGTTCCTCGGCGTATCGAGCATGAACATCTACACCCAGGTCGGGCTGGTGACGTTGATCGGCCTGATCAGCAAGCATGGCATCCTGATCGTCGAGTTCGCCAACCAGTTGCGTGAAGAACTGGGCCTGAGCGTACGTGAGGCGATCGAGGAAGCTGCGGCCATTCGCCTGCGGCCGGTGCTGATGACCACGGCGGCGATGGTATTTGGCATGGTGCCGCTGATCCTGGCGACCGGGGCCGGGGCGGTCAGCCGTTTTGACATCGGTACGGTGATTGCCACCGGCATGTCGATCGGCACGCTGTTCACCCTGTTCGTGTTGCCTTGCATCTACACCTTGTTGGCGCACAAGGACGTTGCCAGGGGAACAGCGGTGGCCTGA
- a CDS encoding lipopolysaccharide kinase InaA family protein: MAVAQKGESRFDFYWRQQGEWVEEPNQRRGGESGVQRLNDADGKLLYAKRQVGHIYRSLLHPFGRPTVLRELDALHSFERLGVRVPRIVFCGAERDAGHQWRALLVSEALDGFVELDTWHAEGARERYPQVVHERMLKDLADNLARMHLGHWQHGCLYGKHVFVKVIGEGEQARVEVALLDLEKCRRRISCQRAAGNDLRQLRRHSSLNDAEWQTLLYFYQMAFGSAVKGLEQ; this comes from the coding sequence ATGGCTGTAGCCCAGAAAGGGGAGTCGCGGTTCGATTTTTACTGGCGCCAGCAGGGCGAGTGGGTCGAGGAGCCAAACCAGCGGCGGGGTGGCGAGAGTGGCGTGCAACGCCTCAACGATGCCGATGGCAAGCTGCTGTATGCCAAACGCCAGGTCGGGCACATCTACCGCAGCCTGCTGCACCCTTTCGGCCGGCCGACCGTATTGCGCGAACTCGATGCGTTGCACAGCTTCGAGCGGCTGGGGGTGCGCGTGCCGCGCATCGTCTTCTGTGGGGCCGAGCGCGATGCCGGTCATCAATGGCGTGCGCTGCTGGTCAGTGAAGCACTCGACGGCTTCGTCGAACTCGACACCTGGCATGCCGAAGGTGCCCGTGAGCGTTATCCGCAGGTGGTGCATGAGCGCATGCTCAAGGACCTGGCGGACAACCTGGCGCGCATGCACCTGGGCCACTGGCAGCACGGCTGCCTGTATGGCAAGCATGTCTTCGTCAAGGTAATTGGCGAAGGCGAGCAGGCCCGGGTCGAGGTGGCGCTGCTGGACCTGGAAAAGTGCCGACGGCGCATCAGCTGCCAACGTGCGGCGGGCAATGACCTGCGCCAGCTGCGCCGCCATTCGTCGTTGAACGACGCGGAGTGGCAAACCTTGCTCTATTTTTACCAGATGGCGTTTGGCAGCGCTGTCAAAGGGTTAGAGCAATGA
- a CDS encoding class I SAM-dependent methyltransferase: MRSPIKLEFSEKYDKQHAREYFLKHQDGLARRLSHKRDEQLARRALALAGEPGLVLDLPCGAGRFWPLLAEKPNRVIIGADNSEAMIETACAAQPPEVVARVRPLQTSAFAIDLPDNSVDSIFCMRLFHHIGEAAHRKTILSEFQRVSRDSVILSLWVDGNFKAWRRKKLEQRRSARKAEQDNYQNRFVLPADTVEEEFKAAGFRIQERLDFLPFYAMWRVYVLRKG, encoded by the coding sequence ATGCGCAGTCCCATCAAGCTTGAATTTTCCGAGAAGTACGACAAACAACACGCCCGTGAATACTTTCTCAAGCATCAGGATGGCTTGGCGCGACGTCTTTCCCACAAGCGAGATGAACAACTGGCGCGTCGCGCCCTGGCACTGGCAGGTGAGCCTGGCCTGGTCCTCGACCTGCCATGCGGTGCCGGCCGTTTCTGGCCATTGCTGGCGGAAAAGCCCAACCGGGTGATCATTGGTGCCGACAACTCCGAGGCGATGATCGAGACAGCCTGTGCCGCGCAACCGCCAGAGGTGGTGGCCCGGGTACGGCCCTTGCAGACTTCGGCGTTTGCCATCGACTTGCCGGACAATTCGGTGGACAGCATCTTCTGCATGCGGCTGTTCCACCACATTGGCGAAGCGGCCCACAGAAAGACGATTCTTTCGGAATTTCAACGGGTTAGCCGTGATAGTGTGATCCTGTCGTTGTGGGTGGACGGCAACTTCAAGGCCTGGCGCCGGAAAAAGCTGGAGCAGCGCCGCAGTGCCCGCAAAGCCGAGCAGGACAATTACCAGAACCGTTTCGTGTTACCGGCCGACACGGTTGAAGAAGAATTCAAGGCCGCCGGTTTCAGAATCCAGGAACGCCTCGACTTCCTGCCGTTCTATGCCATGTGGCGAGTCTATGTATTGCGTAAGGGGTAG
- a CDS encoding sensor histidine kinase yields MEFKQSLAQRIIIAFALMSALVAGAFAFGIVGTVHLVEERLISSVLGGDLQRLLRMDSVSDWSHRPRPDQLFYFSGGRDDFELPKDLRHLDRGFHEVFRDQLSYHAMVEIVDGRRYVLLQDQSDFEERERLLFAVVVVGFVLSLVLAVILGWLVARRVMAPVIRLARQVRHRDQLLGLAPPLAPDYAADEVGQLAVAFDDTLGRLRDALTRERLFTSDVSHELRTPLMVLATSCELLMENPNLDTRSRSQVERVARATEEMRELVKTFLMLARAQRDEGAVASRATLREVADELVGVWRDTIEQKGLALYFDGRVSASSVLYNATFLQSVMGNLLRNAAHYTDSGYIRLSLEANGFSVEDSGVGIPEEQREAMFRPFVRGDERRGEGLGLGLSLVQRICDDQGWQVTLTSTLPHGCRFHVDLSNTATKGDPEAE; encoded by the coding sequence ATGGAGTTTAAGCAAAGCCTTGCCCAGCGCATCATCATCGCCTTTGCCCTGATGAGCGCACTGGTGGCCGGGGCCTTCGCCTTCGGCATCGTCGGTACCGTGCACCTGGTCGAGGAGCGGCTGATCTCCTCGGTACTGGGCGGTGACCTGCAGCGCCTGCTGCGCATGGACAGTGTCAGTGACTGGAGCCACCGGCCACGCCCCGATCAGCTGTTCTACTTCAGCGGCGGGCGTGACGATTTCGAATTGCCCAAAGACCTGCGCCACCTCGACCGCGGCTTCCACGAGGTGTTCCGTGACCAGCTGTCGTACCACGCCATGGTCGAGATCGTCGACGGCCGCCGCTATGTCCTGCTGCAGGACCAAAGCGACTTCGAAGAACGCGAGCGCCTGCTGTTCGCAGTGGTGGTGGTGGGCTTCGTGCTCAGCCTGGTGCTGGCAGTGATCCTCGGCTGGCTGGTGGCGCGCCGGGTGATGGCGCCGGTGATCCGCCTGGCGCGCCAGGTGCGCCACCGTGATCAGTTGCTCGGCCTGGCCCCGCCGCTGGCGCCAGACTATGCGGCGGACGAAGTCGGCCAGCTGGCGGTGGCGTTCGACGATACCCTGGGCCGCCTGCGAGACGCGTTGACCCGCGAACGGCTGTTCACCAGCGACGTCAGCCACGAACTGCGCACGCCCTTGATGGTGCTGGCCACTTCTTGCGAACTGCTGATGGAAAACCCCAACCTCGACACCCGCTCACGCAGCCAGGTGGAACGTGTGGCGCGGGCTACCGAGGAGATGCGCGAGCTGGTCAAGACCTTCCTGATGCTGGCCCGGGCGCAGCGCGACGAGGGCGCTGTGGCATCGCGCGCGACCTTGCGCGAAGTGGCCGACGAACTGGTCGGGGTGTGGCGTGACACCATCGAGCAGAAGGGCCTGGCCTTGTATTTCGACGGGCGAGTCAGTGCCAGCTCGGTGCTGTACAACGCCACTTTCCTGCAATCGGTGATGGGCAACCTGTTGCGCAATGCCGCGCACTATACCGACAGCGGCTACATCCGCCTGAGCCTCGAAGCCAACGGTTTCAGTGTCGAGGACAGTGGCGTGGGCATTCCCGAAGAGCAGCGCGAAGCCATGTTCCGGCCGTTCGTGCGCGGTGATGAACGGCGTGGCGAGGGCCTCGGCCTGGGCCTGTCGCTGGTACAGCGAATCTGCGACGACCAGGGTTGGCAGGTCACGCTGACGTCAACCTTGCCGCATGGTTGCCGGTTCCACGTCGACCTGAGCAATACCGCGACCAAGGGCGACCCTGAGGCGGAGTAA
- the colR gene encoding two-component system response regulator ColR gives MRILLVEDNRDILANLADYLSMKGYTVDCAQDGLSGLHLAATEHYDLIVLDIMLPGIDGYTLCKRLREDARRDTPVIMLTARDQLDDRLQGFRSGADDYLLKPFALSELAARIEAVLRRAQGGGRRTLQVADLSYDLDTLEVTRQGRLLKLNPVGLKLLAVLMQKSPHVLRREVLEEALWGDDCPDSDSLRSHVHQLRQVIDKPFEKPLLHTVHGVGYRLAEGRDGV, from the coding sequence ATGCGCATTCTTTTGGTTGAAGACAACCGCGATATCCTGGCCAACCTGGCCGATTACCTGAGCATGAAAGGCTACACCGTAGACTGCGCCCAGGATGGCCTGTCCGGCCTGCACCTGGCCGCCACCGAACACTACGACCTGATCGTGCTCGACATCATGCTGCCCGGCATCGACGGCTATACCCTGTGCAAACGCCTGCGCGAAGACGCCCGTCGTGACACGCCGGTGATCATGCTCACTGCCCGCGACCAGCTGGATGATCGCTTGCAGGGCTTCCGCTCCGGTGCTGACGATTACCTGCTCAAGCCGTTCGCCCTGTCGGAACTGGCCGCACGCATCGAAGCGGTGCTGCGCCGAGCCCAGGGCGGTGGCCGCCGCACCCTGCAGGTGGCTGACCTCAGCTACGACCTCGACACCCTTGAAGTCACCCGCCAGGGCCGCCTGCTCAAGCTCAACCCGGTCGGCCTCAAGCTGCTTGCCGTATTGATGCAGAAGAGCCCGCACGTGTTGCGCCGCGAAGTGCTGGAGGAGGCCCTGTGGGGCGACGACTGCCCCGACAGTGACAGCCTGCGCAGCCACGTGCACCAGCTGCGCCAGGTGATCGACAAACCGTTCGAAAAACCGCTGCTGCACACCGTCCATGGCGTCGGCTACCGCCTCGCCGAGGGCCGCGATGGAGTTTAA
- a CDS encoding phosphatase PAP2 family protein translates to MQHRSRPRPINFWLYLGLPLATALSLILLELTSVDMDIANLFFDPVAGQFIGRHSYLLENILHDRVKQGVILLGVLSLLTFAASFFWKHLFGWRRELGCLVLALGLSTAFVTPLKKVTQVQCPWSLTQFGGSETYSKLLEPRPATDKPGLCWPGGHAATGFCLFGLFFMLRDRKPRLARAALALAFVAGSVLSLGRMMQGAHFLSHNVWTAVFCWLIGLGSYYLVLYRRGMVEVPAAERSVA, encoded by the coding sequence ATGCAGCATCGAAGCCGTCCTCGCCCCATCAACTTCTGGCTATACCTGGGCCTGCCCCTGGCAACCGCGCTGAGCTTGATCCTGCTGGAACTGACCTCGGTCGACATGGACATCGCCAACCTGTTCTTCGACCCCGTTGCCGGGCAGTTCATCGGTCGCCACAGCTACTTGCTGGAAAACATCCTGCATGACCGGGTCAAGCAGGGGGTGATCCTGCTTGGGGTGTTGTCGTTGCTCACCTTTGCCGCAAGCTTCTTCTGGAAGCACCTGTTCGGCTGGCGTCGCGAGCTGGGCTGCCTGGTGCTGGCGCTGGGCCTGTCCACGGCGTTCGTCACGCCACTGAAAAAAGTGACCCAGGTGCAATGCCCATGGAGCCTGACCCAGTTTGGCGGCAGCGAAACCTACAGCAAGCTGCTGGAACCACGGCCGGCTACCGACAAGCCCGGGCTGTGCTGGCCGGGTGGGCATGCCGCGACCGGGTTCTGCCTGTTCGGCCTGTTCTTCATGCTGCGTGACCGCAAACCGCGCTTGGCACGGGCAGCATTGGCGCTGGCGTTCGTGGCCGGGTCGGTACTGTCGCTGGGGCGGATGATGCAGGGGGCGCACTTCCTGTCACATAACGTGTGGACGGCGGTGTTCTGCTGGTTGATCGGGTTGGGGTCGTATTATCTGGTTCTGTATCGGCGGGGAATGGTTGAGGTACCTGCCGCTGAGCGTAGCGTCGCCTGA
- the groL gene encoding chaperonin GroEL (60 kDa chaperone family; promotes refolding of misfolded polypeptides especially under stressful conditions; forms two stacked rings of heptamers to form a barrel-shaped 14mer; ends can be capped by GroES; misfolded proteins enter the barrel where they are refolded when GroES binds) — protein MAAKDVKFGDSARKKMLVGVNVLADAVKATLGPKGRNVVLAKSFGAPTITKDGVSVAKEIELKDAFENMGAQLVKEVASKANDAAGDGTTTATVLAQAIVNEGLKAVAAGMNPMDLKRGIDKATAAVVAELKNLSKPCADSKAIAQVGTISANSDSSIGEIIAEAMEKVGKEGVITVEEGSGLENELSVVEGMQFDRGYLSPYFVNKPDTMVAELEGPLLLLVDKKISNIRELLPVLEAVAKAGRPLLIVAEDVEGEALATLVVNNMRGIVKVAAVKAPGFGDRRKAMLQDIAVLTGGQVISEEIGLSLETATLEHLGNAKRVILSKENTTIIDGAGADGEIEARVKQIRAQIEETSSDYDREKLQERLAKLAGGVAVIKVGAGTEVEMKEKKARVEDALHATRAAVEEGVVPGGGVALVRSLAAIANLKGDNEDQNVGIALLRRAVEAPLRQITANAGDEPSVVADKVKQGSGNFGYNAATGEYGDMIEMGILDPAKVTRSALQAAASIGGLMITTEAMVADLPEDKPAASMPDMGGMGGMGGMM, from the coding sequence ATGGCTGCTAAAGACGTAAAATTTGGTGATTCCGCCCGTAAGAAAATGCTCGTTGGTGTCAACGTTCTGGCTGACGCCGTAAAAGCCACCCTGGGCCCGAAAGGCCGCAACGTGGTTCTGGCCAAGAGCTTCGGCGCGCCGACCATCACCAAGGACGGCGTTTCCGTCGCCAAGGAAATCGAGCTGAAGGACGCCTTTGAGAACATGGGCGCCCAGCTGGTCAAGGAAGTTGCTTCCAAGGCCAACGACGCTGCCGGTGACGGCACCACCACCGCTACCGTTCTGGCTCAGGCCATCGTCAACGAAGGCCTGAAGGCCGTCGCTGCCGGCATGAACCCGATGGACCTGAAGCGCGGTATCGACAAGGCCACTGCTGCCGTCGTCGCCGAGCTGAAGAACCTGTCCAAGCCATGCGCCGACTCCAAGGCCATCGCCCAGGTAGGTACCATCTCCGCCAACTCCGACAGCTCCATCGGTGAAATCATCGCCGAAGCCATGGAAAAGGTCGGTAAAGAAGGCGTGATCACCGTTGAAGAAGGCTCGGGCCTGGAAAACGAACTGTCCGTCGTGGAAGGCATGCAGTTCGACCGTGGCTACCTGTCGCCGTACTTCGTGAACAAGCCGGACACCATGGTTGCCGAGCTGGAAGGCCCGCTGCTGCTGCTGGTCGACAAGAAGATCTCCAACATCCGTGAGCTGCTGCCAGTGCTGGAAGCCGTTGCCAAGGCCGGCCGCCCACTGCTGATCGTTGCCGAAGACGTCGAAGGCGAAGCGCTGGCTACCCTGGTGGTCAACAACATGCGCGGCATCGTCAAGGTTGCTGCGGTCAAGGCTCCGGGCTTCGGCGACCGCCGCAAGGCCATGCTGCAGGACATCGCCGTGCTGACTGGCGGCCAGGTCATCTCCGAAGAAATCGGCCTGTCCCTGGAAACCGCTACCCTGGAGCACCTGGGTAACGCCAAGCGCGTCATCCTGTCCAAGGAAAACACCACCATCATCGACGGCGCTGGCGCCGACGGCGAGATCGAAGCACGCGTCAAGCAGATCCGTGCCCAGATCGAAGAAACTTCCTCGGACTACGACCGTGAGAAGCTGCAAGAGCGTCTGGCCAAGCTGGCTGGCGGTGTTGCCGTGATCAAGGTGGGTGCCGGCACCGAAGTTGAAATGAAAGAGAAGAAAGCCCGCGTAGAAGACGCCCTGCACGCTACCCGTGCAGCCGTTGAAGAAGGCGTGGTGCCTGGCGGTGGTGTGGCCCTGGTACGCTCGCTGGCGGCCATTGCCAACCTCAAAGGCGACAACGAAGACCAGAACGTCGGTATCGCCCTGCTGCGTCGCGCTGTCGAAGCGCCGCTGCGCCAGATCACTGCCAACGCCGGCGACGAGCCAAGCGTTGTCGCTGACAAGGTCAAGCAAGGTTCGGGTAACTTCGGTTACAACGCTGCTACCGGCGAATACGGCGACATGATCGAGATGGGTATCCTGGACCCAGCCAAGGTCACCCGTTCGGCGCTGCAAGCGGCTGCTTCGATCGGCGGTCTGATGATCACCACCGAAGCCATGGTTGCCGACCTGCCGGAAGACAAGCCAGCTGCTAGCATGCCTGACATGGGCGGCATGGGTGGCATGGGTGGCATGATGTAA
- a CDS encoding co-chaperone GroES, with product MKLRPLHDRVVIRRSEEESKTAGGIVLPGSAAEKPNRGEVVAVGTGRILDNGEVRALAVKVGDKVVFGPYSGSNTVKVDGEDLLVMAENEILAVIEG from the coding sequence ATGAAGCTTCGTCCTCTGCATGACCGCGTCGTTATCCGTCGCAGCGAAGAAGAATCGAAAACCGCTGGCGGTATCGTCCTGCCGGGTTCGGCCGCTGAAAAGCCAAACCGCGGCGAAGTAGTCGCCGTCGGCACCGGTCGCATCCTGGACAACGGCGAAGTTCGCGCGTTGGCCGTGAAAGTGGGTGACAAAGTGGTTTTCGGCCCTTACTCGGGCAGCAACACCGTGAAAGTCGATGGCGAAGACCTGCTGGTCATGGCCGAGAACGAAATCCTCGCCGTCATCGAAGGCTGA
- a CDS encoding FxsA family protein: MRAFLLLFLLFPVLELFVFVKVSAAIGFFPALLLIIAGSALGVLVMRVAGLATALRARESLQRGELPAEDMFQGLMLAIGGGLLLLPGFISDVLGLLCLLPFTRHLAARKMRERAEAQALRQRAFQDDPFQAQPRDGGHRPNVIEGEYERRDK, from the coding sequence ATGCGTGCTTTTCTATTGTTGTTTCTCCTGTTTCCCGTGCTGGAGCTGTTCGTCTTCGTGAAGGTCAGCGCCGCCATCGGTTTCTTCCCGGCGCTGCTGTTGATCATCGCCGGTTCCGCGCTGGGTGTGTTGGTGATGCGGGTGGCCGGGCTGGCTACCGCGCTGCGCGCCCGGGAAAGCCTGCAGCGTGGCGAACTGCCCGCCGAGGACATGTTCCAGGGCTTGATGCTGGCCATCGGTGGTGGCCTGCTGTTGCTGCCAGGCTTCATCAGCGACGTGCTGGGCCTGCTGTGCCTGCTGCCATTCACCCGTCACCTGGCCGCCCGCAAGATGCGTGAGCGCGCCGAGGCCCAGGCCCTGCGCCAGCGGGCGTTTCAGGACGACCCGTTCCAGGCGCAGCCGCGCGATGGCGGCCACCGCCCGAACGTGATCGAAGGCGAGTACGAGCGCCGCGACAAGTAA
- a CDS encoding HugZ family protein, translating to MSTTAIRPARELLLKEYRGVLSTHSRSMPGYPFGSVVPYCLDAQGNPLILISRIAQHTHNLQKDPKCSLLVGEREAEDVQAVGRLTVMAEAHKLVDEAAIEAAAERYYRYFPDAADYHKAHDFDFWVLQPVRHRYIGGFGAIHWLDQVTLANPFAGKAEASMVEHMNRDHANAIAHYVELTHLPRHAPAQLVGVDSEGMHLRIGQAVYWLPFPGTCNTPTQVREALVLLARADRWPVAMDAEA from the coding sequence GTGAGTACCACCGCCATCCGCCCCGCCCGGGAACTGCTGCTCAAGGAATACCGCGGCGTGCTCTCGACCCATTCCCGGTCGATGCCGGGCTACCCGTTCGGCTCGGTCGTGCCGTACTGCCTGGACGCCCAGGGCAACCCGCTGATCCTGATCAGCCGCATCGCCCAGCACACCCACAACCTGCAGAAAGACCCCAAGTGCTCGCTGCTGGTCGGTGAGCGGGAAGCCGAGGACGTGCAAGCCGTGGGGCGCCTGACGGTCATGGCCGAAGCGCACAAGCTGGTTGACGAGGCCGCCATCGAGGCCGCCGCCGAACGCTACTACCGCTACTTCCCGGACGCTGCCGACTACCACAAGGCCCACGACTTCGACTTCTGGGTACTGCAGCCTGTGCGTCACCGCTACATCGGCGGCTTCGGCGCGATCCACTGGCTTGACCAGGTGACCCTGGCCAACCCGTTCGCCGGCAAGGCCGAGGCGAGCATGGTCGAACATATGAACCGTGACCATGCCAACGCCATCGCCCATTACGTGGAACTGACCCACTTGCCCCGCCATGCGCCCGCGCAACTGGTCGGCGTGGACAGCGAGGGCATGCACCTGCGGATTGGCCAGGCGGTGTACTGGTTGCCTTTCCCGGGTACCTGCAACACCCCGACACAAGTCCGCGAAGCCCTGGTTTTGCTGGCGCGCGCCGACCGGTGGCCGGTTGCGATGGACGCCGAGGCTTGA